One Halarcobacter ebronensis genomic window carries:
- a CDS encoding ferric reductase-like transmembrane domain-containing protein, whose protein sequence is MNKILLILFLLFPLFYLLLKLFYFDDVADPIKYIYTITGFSSLILLLITTSLSLIKKYLNLIKYRKIVGLSGFFYAFLHFLNFIILDMQVDFDSILKESFEKPFIFLGMSSFLLLLFMAFTSSSALFKKYHKYHKVIYLVLVLTTIHFIMAQKSLSILEIFFVGIILLIGFFKLLQQIININNLN, encoded by the coding sequence GTGAATAAAATTTTATTAATACTATTTTTACTATTTCCTCTTTTTTATCTTTTACTAAAGCTATTTTATTTTGATGATGTGGCTGATCCAATAAAGTATATATATACAATAACTGGATTTTCATCTCTTATTTTACTTCTTATTACCACTTCATTATCTTTGATAAAAAAGTATCTAAATCTAATAAAATATAGAAAAATAGTTGGATTAAGCGGATTTTTTTATGCATTTTTACATTTTCTAAATTTCATTATTTTGGATATGCAAGTAGACTTTGATTCTATCTTAAAAGAGAGTTTTGAAAAGCCTTTTATTTTTCTTGGAATGAGCTCTTTTTTACTTCTTCTTTTTATGGCATTTACCTCCTCTTCAGCTCTTTTTAAAAAGTATCATAAATATCATAAAGTAATCTATTTAGTGTTGGTCTTAACAACCATACATTTTATTATGGCTCAAAAAAGTTTATCTATCTTAGAGATTTTTTTTGTAGGAATCATTTTATTAATTGGTTTTTTTAAACTTCTACAACAGATTATTAATATAAATAATTTGAATTAG